A single Candidatus Rubidus massiliensis DNA region contains:
- a CDS encoding GNAT acetyltransferase, whose translation MNRVIENKTNLQILHCQEYILAKPFYQNLTINEAILHAILENKSAGKVFTDNKIAPSFMLTCSFAGYVFLGGSPNLTNLENIISFLKTLSYVSLICPLNWEYQKLFVEAGFIPTNRIQLKRPNSSFHIKFWKQTIPNDYSFEKIDNTTFPKCNWYSFICDFYGDSKRFYNNGVGFSLTYKENLISESYCLSSSKKCEIGIATHIDYRGRNLGTITSALAVDHCYKKNLEPIWSCNVDNPASAGIAKKLGFQEDCRYYFLKWGSHSY comes from the coding sequence ATGAACAGAGTAATAGAAAATAAAACTAATTTGCAAATCCTGCATTGCCAAGAATATATTTTAGCCAAACCTTTTTACCAAAACTTAACTATTAATGAAGCTATTTTACATGCCATATTAGAAAATAAATCTGCTGGAAAAGTTTTTACTGATAATAAAATCGCCCCCTCATTTATGTTGACTTGTAGTTTTGCAGGTTATGTATTTTTGGGAGGCTCACCAAATCTTACAAATTTAGAAAACATTATTTCCTTTTTAAAAACGCTTTCTTATGTGTCTTTAATTTGCCCATTAAATTGGGAATACCAAAAACTTTTTGTAGAAGCTGGCTTTATCCCGACTAATAGAATCCAATTAAAAAGACCAAATTCTTCTTTTCATATCAAATTTTGGAAACAAACTATTCCTAATGATTATTCTTTCGAAAAAATTGATAACACAACTTTCCCAAAATGCAACTGGTATTCTTTTATTTGTGATTTTTATGGAGATAGTAAACGGTTTTATAACAATGGTGTTGGATTTTCCCTAACTTATAAAGAAAATTTAATTAGTGAGTCCTATTGCTTATCTAGTAGTAAAAAATGTGAAATCGGAATTGCTACTCATATAGATTATCGAGGAAGAAACCTTGGAACAATAACAAGTGCTTTGGCTGTTGATCATTGCTATAAAAAAAACCTTGAACCTATATGGAGTTGTAACGTTGACAATCCAGCATCTGCTGGCATAGCAAAAAAGCTTGGGTTTCAAGAAGATTGCAGATATTATTTTCTAAAATGGGGAAGCCATTCTTATTAA